A single genomic interval of Nerophis ophidion isolate RoL-2023_Sa linkage group LG11, RoL_Noph_v1.0, whole genome shotgun sequence harbors:
- the si:dkey-30e9.6 gene encoding uncharacterized protein si:dkey-30e9.6 yields MESQKIKETPKFITSYRPPDALESQIMLVKTGKLPLGPFQNHRPHDFRQLNEDLPNMDTSYEKDPADLKFKLKHLDVLGAATAESNTRMQDIRTQRYGHRDDDWDMRLILPLLPWPPKQTTTTNRPRRSEACKAFLEHVEEKLSRSWKTGL; encoded by the exons ATGGAGAGCCAGAAGATTAAAGAAACTCCAAAGTTCATCACATCCTATCGACCTCCGGATGCTCTGGAAAGCCAAATAATGTTGGTGAAGACGGGGAAGTTACCTCTTGGACCGTTCCAGAACCACAGACCTCACGACTTCAGACAA CTCAACGAAGACCTTCCAAACATGGACACTTCCTATGAGAAGGACCCTGCTGACctcaagttcaagttaaaacacTTGGACGTTT TGGGGGCCGCCACAGCGGAATCAAACACACGCATGCAGGACATCAGGACGCAGCGATATGGACATAGAGACGACGATTGGGACATGAGGCTGATCCTCCCTCTGCTGCCTTGGCCTCCAAAACAAACTACCACTACA AACCGACCGAGAAGAAGTGAAGCATGCAAAGCATTCTTGGAGCACGTGGAAGAAAAACTCTCAAGAAGCTGGAAAACTGGATTGTGA
- the arl4aa gene encoding ADP-ribosylation factor-like 4aa → MGNGLSEQPSFFSSIPFFQSYHIAILGLDSAGKTTVLYRLQFNEFVNTVPTKGFNAERVRVSLGGHRTVTFQFWDVGGQEKLRPLWKSYTRCTDGIIFVVDSVDAERMEEAKTELHKIAKTSENQGVPVLVVANKQDLRHSLGLAEIEKLLALKELSPGTPWHLQPACAIIGDGLREGLDRLYDLILKHRKALRQQKKKR, encoded by the coding sequence ATGGGGAATGGACTCTCCGAACAACCTAGCTTCTTCTCCAGCATCCCGTTTTTCCAGTCCTACCACATCGCCATCCTCGGGCTGGACTCAGCCGGAAAGACCACCGTCCTGTACCGGCTCCAGTTCAACGAGTTTGTCAACACGGTGCCCACCAAAGGGTTCAACGCCGAGAGGGTGCGCGTGTCTCTGGGCGGCCACAGGACCGTGACCTTCCAGTTTTGGGACGTGGGCGGCCAGGAGAAGCTGCGTCCTCTGTGGAAGTCGTATACGCGATGCACGGACGGCATCATCTTCGTGGTGGACTCAGTGGACGCGGAGCGCATGGAGGAGGCAAAGACGGAGCTCCATAAGATCGCTAAGACCTCGGAGAACCAGGGCGTGCCGGTGCTAGTGGTCGCCAACAAACAGGACTTGAGACACTCTCTGGGACTGGCGGAGATCGAGAAGCTGCTGGCGCTGAAGGAACTGAGCCCGGGGACGCCGTGGCACCTGCAGCCGGCCTGCGCCATCATCGGAGACGGCCTCAGGGAGGGCCTGGACAGACTCTACGACCTCATCCTGAAACACAGAAAGGCGCTGCGGCAGCAGAAGAAGAAGCGATAA